The DNA region GCATCAGTGGCTTCAAGAAAACATCTACCAGCACGGACGCAAATACACCGCAGATGAATTGCTTGAGCGCGTCACGGGCAGTCCTTTGAGCGTCGAACCCTTTATCCGCTACATCCGGGGCAAATACAGTGAACTCTACTCGCTGTAAAAAGTGTGAGATTTTAACGCTTTTTATACTACAGAGGGAGTCCCCCTCAGGGCAGCATTTTGTAACTTAGTGGTTGTAAAAGCTATTAATTTCTACAGGGGAGGCTTCATGTCTGATTTGTTACAAACTGTTATCGAAAGTAGTGAAAAAAGCGATCTTCGGCAATTTATCAGTGATATCCGACAACAAGAAAAGCGATATTTACTCAGAAATGACATCCTAACTGCCTTCGCCGACTTCTGCATCAATTACCAAAAGCCCGAAGCGTTTGCTGATTCTTCCGTTTTAGGTAAATTTATTTACGAAACTCAGGAAATTATCATTGAGGAGGACAGTATCTGTCTGATCGTGCGCCCCAAAATTGCCTCTCAAGAAATTTACCGGCTCACAGATGACTTGAAAGTTGAACGGCTGAGTGCCGAAGAGTTACTGGATGTGCGCGATCTTTTTGTCAAGCACTTCCACCCCCACGAAGGAGATGTATTCGAGATTGATTTTGGGCCGTTTTACGATTACTCCCCCACTATTCGCGACCCGAAAAACATTGGTAAAGGAGTGCAATTCCTCAACCGATATTTATCTAGTAAACTGTTTCAAGACCCCAAACAGTGGCTAGCGGCGCTGTATGATTTCTTGAGCGTCCACAGCTACAATGGCATTCAACTGCTGATTAACGAACGCATTAAAAACCAGCAGCAGCTTTCTGATCGGATCAAGCAAGCGATCAAATTTGTCGGTGCTCGCCCAGGGGATGAACCCTACGAAAACTTCCGCTTGGATCTGCAAGTGATGGGCTTTGAACCGGGATGGGGTAACACTGCCGGCAGGGTACGCGAAACGTTGGAAATTCTCGATGAACTGATTGACTCGCCTGACGATGCCGTTCTCGAAGCTTTCATCTCCCGCATTCCGATGATCTTTCGCATCGTTTTGGTGTCTGTGCATGGCTGGTTTGGCCAAGAAGGAGTTCTAGGCCGGCCTGACACCGGCGGCCAAGTTGTCTACGTCCTCGACCAAGCCAAAAGCCTAGAAACTCAACTGCAAGAGGAACTCTCCCTAGCCGGTTTAGATGCCTTCGGTGCCCAGCCCAAAGTCATCATTCTCAGCCGGCTGATCCCCAACAGTGACGGCACCCGCTGTAACCAGCGCCTGGAAAAAGTTCATGGAACCGATAATGCTTGGATTTTGCGCGTTCCCTTCCGCGATTTTAATTCCAACCTCACCCAACACTGGATTTCGCGGTTTGAAATTTGGCCTTATCTGGAAACTTACGCCATTGATGCCGAAAAAGAACTGCTGGCAGAATTTCAAGGCCGGCCTGACTTTATCATCGGCAACTACTCTGATGGCAACTTAGTCGCCTTCCTGCTAGCGCGTCGCCTCCAGGTTACTCAGTGCATTGTCGCCCACGCCCTAGAAAAATCTAAATACTTGTTTAGTAACCTTTACTGGCAAGAATCGGAAAAGGCGTACCACTTCTCCCTGCAGTTCACCGTCGATTTGATTGCGATGAACGCCGCCAATTTTATCATCAGCAGCACTTATCAAGAAATTGTGGGAACGCCAGATAGTGTAGGGCAATATGAGTCTTACAAGTGCTTCACCATGCCGGATTTGTATCACGTCGTTAATGGAATTGAGCTGTTCAGTCCCAAATTTAACGTCGTGCCGCCCGGAGTGAATGAGAGCGTATATTTCCCCTACAGCCGGCAAGAAGATCGGCTCAACAGTGTCCGTGAACGCCTCGAAGACCTGCTTTTCCATCAAGAAGACCCCGCTCATATCTTTGGCAAACTCGACGATCCCAGCAAGCGCCCGCTGTTTTCAATGGCACGCCTCGACCGCATTAAAAACCTCACCGGCTTGGCAGAATGCTTTGGTAAGAGCAAGGCATTGCAAGAGAGCTGCAATTTAATTTTGGTTGCCGGTAAATTGCACGTTAATGAGTCAACCGATCACGAAGAACTCAGCGAAATGGAGAAGCTTTATCGGCTCATTGACGAATACAATTTGCACGGGCGTGTTCGCTGGTTGGGAGTGCGTTTACCCAAGAGTGACTCCGGCGAAATTTACCGAGTCATTGCCGATCATGAAGGGATTTTTGTCCAGCCGGCCTTATTTGAAGCTTTTGGTTTAACAATTTTGGAAGCCATGATCTGTGGCGTTCCTACCTTTGGCACTCAATTTGGCGGACCGTTGGAAATCATTAAAGATAAAGTCAACGGATTTTACATCAACCCCACAAACTTGGAAGAAACCGCCGAAAGAATCCTGGATTTTATTACTAAATGTGACCAAAATCCTAATTACTGGCACCAAATTTCCAAAGCCGGTATCGAGCGAGTTTACAGCACCTACACCTGGAAAATCCACACCACGCGGCTGCTATCTTTAGGCAAAATCTACGGTTTTTGGAACCACATCTCCAAAGAAAACCGTGAGGATATGCTGCGTTACATCGAATCGCTGTTTTATCTGCTCTATAAACCCCGCGCCAAACAGCTTCTCGAACAACACCAGGAACGGTAAGAGAGGGCATGGGGCATGGGGCATGGGGCATGGGGCATTGGGCATTTCTCCCCTCTCTCCAACTAGCCCCTAGTCCTTAGTCCCTAGCCTCCTAAACTGCGTCCCGCACCATGTAATTCTGGTGCGGGAGTTTCAGTCTCTTTAGCATTTAACTTGCGGTTAAATTCACGAATTCGGCGAGATAAAAGACGGATAATATTGACCGCAATTCCTGGGGTTTCTTCAATGGCATCGTAGAGTTGCTGCTGCGTTAGCATCAGACAGTCACAGGGTTCCAAAGTCGTGACAGAGGCAGAACGAGGTTCGGCATCGAACAACGACATCTCACCAAAACAAGCACCTTGCTCAAGTTGTGCCAGATCCTGCTCTCCCAGGTGAACCCGGACTCGCCCAGAAACGACAATGTAGAGGGAACGCCCCTCTTGTCCTTGAGTGAAAATCGTGTGCTGAGCTGGAAATGAAAGCTCATCCATCACAGAAGCCAGCCGGACGAGAAAATCATCCCGTAGCTCTTTAAATATCGGGACTCCCCTGACAAATAATAGGCGGTCAACGCTAGTCAGCATTTAAGTTGTTCATCCTCAGGATTCCGGTTGCCTCTAGAGAAACGATGGAGCGGGAACGTTGAATGATGAGGGGAAGAACAGTTTAATTCATCATTCATCCTTCATTAAGTTGCCTCAAATCCGGCTATCCCCGGATAATTGGAAGCGCGGTTTGCTTCGCCGGCCTGGTCGAAATACCCCCGCCCCGATGCAGTTTCTGCTGAATTGCTAACGGCCAATTCAGCCATCATCTGCTTAACTTGGGCAGCAACGAGTCGATCGGGATCGTTTTGCAGCATTGGTAGCAATTCTACCAATGCGCGTGGCGAAGCGACTCCCAGATAGGCAAGTACCGACTCGCGCACCAAACCTCTGGGATGGCGCAGACAAGCGAGTGTCTGATCCGCCGTCAGACTCCAACGGGCGGACCGGGCCAGATGGAAACAGCAAGCCAGGGGCCAATCGGAGAGGAAATGGCGTAACTCTAGCAGCCGGCGTAGGCGATCGCTGGGAGTCATGGGCTGATAAACCAGGAGTTCTGACAAGTTTTGCAGTTTTTCCCGATCCTCGCGCCGGTCTAACACACTCAGCAGCGCTCGTTTAGTCGGAATATCCAAAGTATTATCTAAAATTTCCAGCCCCCGCGCCATATTTGACCGCGAACCCGATTTCAAGTTAAATGAGGCTGCCTGAATGCTCGTGTGGGGATAAAGGAACTTCATCAGCAAAAATAACCGATCTACCGCATCCGCTTGCAGATCCCGCAGCGCCCGTCGCAGCAGTTCTGCTTCCTCACCGGCAACTTGTTCTGCCGGCAGATCCACCAGTGCCGCATAAAGCTGACCGAGGAACCTCAATTCCTGGTCAATTAAGGTTTCTACGCCACTACGACCCAAACGATCCAACACCCCTTCAATCCCGGCTTCTTGGGGCATTTTCAGCAGAATCCGGAGAATATTACGCCGGGTTGTACCCCAAGCCGTCATCAAGTGAGAAGCCAGGGCGTCTAGGGCTTCCCGCGTGCCGATCTGGCCTAGGGCACTCCAAGCGTGCATCCGCACTAAATCGGGCTTGTGAGCATCTTCTGCAAGTACCACAAGCGGGTTAATGATTTCGTTATCTAATCGAACCAAGGCACGCAGGGCGGCTTCGCGGGTGGATTTATAGTAAAGTCCACGCAGCAGAGAAGGATAATATTCCTCTAAATGTGTGGATGCGATCACATCCAGCAAAGCGCAGCGCACCCGCAACGATTCATCCTGTAAGAGGTTGGGGATATAAAGTCGCAAGCCTTGCAAATAATCGGCCTCGCCCAGCGCCCGACAGCCCATCACCCGTTCCCGTTCTTGTTTATGGGTGAGCATTCGCCGCAGGGCGTTGGTGGCTTCGGCTTTTTGCTCCCGGTTGCCCCGGCGCATGATCAGGGAAGCGGCGGTTCCTCGCACCACGGGGTCTACTTGGGGTTGCAAATAAGGTCTTAAAGCTTGAATATCTGGGGCTTTCTCGGTTAGCCAGACGTAGCGTAAACCTAACGCTAAGACTTCTGGCGGCAGGGTGTGCTCGATCAGCGCCCGCACTTGGGGAAGGTAGGCGGGACTGGGATGGTTGAGCATCGTCTCCAGACTTTGGCGCTGCAAAGCCGGCGGCAGGGTTACCAGCAGCGGCGCGAGAACTTCACCAACATTGTTGGGATCGATTTGGGTGAGGAGTTCAATACAAGAGCGTTTATCGGCTTCTGTACCGGGCTTTTCTAAGGTGTCTACCACGGCACGTTTGAGGACACGCAGATCCACGTCTGTCACCCCCAGCCGGCCCCTTTCAGCGCTGGAGACGAGCAAGCCGACATAACGAGATCGCAGCATCCAAACGACGTACACCCAAGCCAAGGCTAAGAGCACAATCTGACCGACAAAAATCCATCCCTCTAATTGCACAACTGCGGCATCTGTGGCTTTGGGCAGTACAAAGCGACAGAACCAAATGGTTGCAAAAATCATCAAGCCAATCACGCCGTCGGATAGCGGCTCAGCAATGCCATTGACGACGGCCTGCACGTCATCACGATTGGCTTCTGGGATAGGTTGGAATAAGACGGGGCTAACCCCTTCAAATAGGGTGTAGTGCAATAGTTCTTCAAAAAACTTGAGAACCACCAAACCGGAAAATAAGGGCAACAGGTTTGTGAAAGAAGTGATTACGGAACCTAACCCAATTACCGCCAAACCAGCCGGTAAGATGATGGCGGAACCAAACACGCCCATGCGTTCAACGAGCCGGCTAGAGACAAACCACTGCATCACGAGTTCAAAGATGCCCAGAAAGCCGTTGAAAACGCCAATGAACGCTGCGATACCCAGACTTTTATCGCCTAAATCTTGCTGTTCTAACTCGCTTAAGAATTGAAAATCAACCAGGATATTTAGCAATTCTGCGAGGACAAAAAAGGCGATTAAGGGGACGACGTAGTGCTGGATGGGACCGCGTAGCCGTTTGTTGGCGAATTCTGCCTGTTCATCCTCTTCTTCTCTGAGGGGAGAGTCGGGAAATGCTTGTTGGTAAGCTTGACTGAGATAGTACAGGATGCCGGCTCCTAGCACCATCATCAAGCAAGCCATGAGGATGACATTATTCAGTCCGACTAAATTGAGAAAGAAGGGCAGGGAAAAGCCGCTAACAACATCGGCAAGCAAGATACCGCTGCTGATAATCGGGTAGGTGCGTTTAATTTCCCGAATGTTAAAGAGTTGGTTGGCGGTGATCGAGGTGTTGAGGTCGTTGAGGACGTAGATCCCATCCAGCCACAGACGCATCAGAAAGACGGTGATACCTAGGATCACCGGCAGCCCTAATCCAACCCGGAACAGCAGTAGGGGGGCTGCCATGATCAGGGCAATCAACACAATCACTCGGCGCAGGGGCAGGATGCTTTGCAGCCACGTATACAATGCGCCTAAGGCAGAACCAATAACGGCACCGGAGATATAAATCCACGGCAGCTGTTCTGCACCATATTCGTCTAAGAACAGTCCAACTGTACTGGCTTCTAGCCAGAGAACTCCCACAGAGGTTGCTGTGTAGAAAGCGAACATCAGGAAGGTTCGTTCTGCTTCCTCTGGCCGCAAATTCACCCACTGTAGAAGTATCTGCCCCCATCTTCCCCCAAACCGCTGATCTCTCAGTTCCATGCCCCGTTCATTCCTGTGTTGTAGATATCCGAAGATGGCTTTTGTGCTAGCTGTTCGGTCAGCCGGTCGGGGTTGGTTTTGCGGGTAAATTGTCTGCAATTGAGCCAAAATTGCGCTCTCACACTCGCCCGTACCAGTCACATATCTTTTGTGCTATTCGTTATTAATTTTTTGAGCGCTGACCTTTGAGTGCTTCACCAACCACGAACCGATGAGCTAACTTGCCTTCGCAGGATTCGCCGGCAATTTTGCACCGGCATCGCTAGCCTCTGAGGAGGATACACATCCTCGTCTTCTTCCCCACTCGCCGGTAGGGGTACGAGTGGCGCATCTATTTTGAGCAGCGCTATCGTCAAGGCGTAGCGCTGCCCACTTATCTATCCCGCATTCGAGCCGGTGTCAGCTCTTATCTTATGCGACTGATGTTATTACTTTTTGGGGGAGAGCAACATCATCATACTACGCCCCTCTTTTTTGGGCGCTTGCTGAACTTCAGCAACTTCTTGCAAATCTGTTGCCATCCGCTTCAGTAAGCCTTCTGCCAAGTCTGTATGCTGAATTTCTCGGCCCCGGAACATAATGGTTGCTTTAACCTTATCTCCATCATGAAGAAAGCGCTTTGCTTGATTGATCCGCACTTGGTAGTCGTGATCTTCAATCTTGTAGCGCATTTTCACTTCTTTGACTTCAGCAGTGTGTTGCTTTTTCTTAGCTTCGCGGGCTTTTTTCTCCTGTTCAAACTTAAACTTGCCGTAGTCCATAATCCGGCAAACAGGTGGATCTGCCTTGTCACTCACAAGCACGAGATCCAGTTCCTTTTCGTAAGCTTGGCGCAAAGCATCTTGCGGCGTCATGATTCCCAACTGTCCTCCGTCGGTATCAATAACGCGTATCTTGGGAAAGCGAATTCTTTCGTTAATTTGGGGTAAATCGCGATTCGGGCGTCTCTTTTCTATCACAGGCGTTATAAGGTATGAGGTGATGGGAGCGGTTAGTTAAGGGTTTACGTGAGCTATTGGGTGAGTCAGTGAACAGCCTCAAACTTCTATCAAGAAATGTCATGATTGAGGCAGTGGTTAAGAAGGCGATTATTATATCGTATTCAATCCATGCACAATGTATGTGAACTTGTAATTGCCATTCTACTCAGTCTGACTGAGTTTCTGTAACTGTGTTAATCTATCTTCGGAAATAGCTTGCCTCAAAAAGCTATAGCCATTGGAAATGCAGACCCAAGGCTATGGCCAAAACCATTAAAATTGAGAAGAAAGTTTGTAAAGTAATTTTGAGTTGAGGCAAGTGTGACTGTTTCCAGGCAATGGCAGCAACGAGTTGGAAGTCAGCGGGACTGGATCTGGCGCGGGTGGCAAACTCGCTATACTTA from Microcoleus sp. FACHB-68 includes:
- the infC gene encoding translation initiation factor IF-3 gives rise to the protein MTPVIEKRRPNRDLPQINERIRFPKIRVIDTDGGQLGIMTPQDALRQAYEKELDLVLVSDKADPPVCRIMDYGKFKFEQEKKAREAKKKQHTAEVKEVKMRYKIEDHDYQVRINQAKRFLHDGDKVKATIMFRGREIQHTDLAEGLLKRMATDLQEVAEVQQAPKKEGRSMMMLLSPKK
- a CDS encoding sucrose synthase, whose translation is MSDLLQTVIESSEKSDLRQFISDIRQQEKRYLLRNDILTAFADFCINYQKPEAFADSSVLGKFIYETQEIIIEEDSICLIVRPKIASQEIYRLTDDLKVERLSAEELLDVRDLFVKHFHPHEGDVFEIDFGPFYDYSPTIRDPKNIGKGVQFLNRYLSSKLFQDPKQWLAALYDFLSVHSYNGIQLLINERIKNQQQLSDRIKQAIKFVGARPGDEPYENFRLDLQVMGFEPGWGNTAGRVRETLEILDELIDSPDDAVLEAFISRIPMIFRIVLVSVHGWFGQEGVLGRPDTGGQVVYVLDQAKSLETQLQEELSLAGLDAFGAQPKVIILSRLIPNSDGTRCNQRLEKVHGTDNAWILRVPFRDFNSNLTQHWISRFEIWPYLETYAIDAEKELLAEFQGRPDFIIGNYSDGNLVAFLLARRLQVTQCIVAHALEKSKYLFSNLYWQESEKAYHFSLQFTVDLIAMNAANFIISSTYQEIVGTPDSVGQYESYKCFTMPDLYHVVNGIELFSPKFNVVPPGVNESVYFPYSRQEDRLNSVRERLEDLLFHQEDPAHIFGKLDDPSKRPLFSMARLDRIKNLTGLAECFGKSKALQESCNLILVAGKLHVNESTDHEELSEMEKLYRLIDEYNLHGRVRWLGVRLPKSDSGEIYRVIADHEGIFVQPALFEAFGLTILEAMICGVPTFGTQFGGPLEIIKDKVNGFYINPTNLEETAERILDFITKCDQNPNYWHQISKAGIERVYSTYTWKIHTTRLLSLGKIYGFWNHISKENREDMLRYIESLFYLLYKPRAKQLLEQHQER
- a CDS encoding HEAT repeat domain-containing protein, with translation MELRDQRFGGRWGQILLQWVNLRPEEAERTFLMFAFYTATSVGVLWLEASTVGLFLDEYGAEQLPWIYISGAVIGSALGALYTWLQSILPLRRVIVLIALIMAAPLLLFRVGLGLPVILGITVFLMRLWLDGIYVLNDLNTSITANQLFNIREIKRTYPIISSGILLADVVSGFSLPFFLNLVGLNNVILMACLMMVLGAGILYYLSQAYQQAFPDSPLREEEDEQAEFANKRLRGPIQHYVVPLIAFFVLAELLNILVDFQFLSELEQQDLGDKSLGIAAFIGVFNGFLGIFELVMQWFVSSRLVERMGVFGSAIILPAGLAVIGLGSVITSFTNLLPLFSGLVVLKFFEELLHYTLFEGVSPVLFQPIPEANRDDVQAVVNGIAEPLSDGVIGLMIFATIWFCRFVLPKATDAAVVQLEGWIFVGQIVLLALAWVYVVWMLRSRYVGLLVSSAERGRLGVTDVDLRVLKRAVVDTLEKPGTEADKRSCIELLTQIDPNNVGEVLAPLLVTLPPALQRQSLETMLNHPSPAYLPQVRALIEHTLPPEVLALGLRYVWLTEKAPDIQALRPYLQPQVDPVVRGTAASLIMRRGNREQKAEATNALRRMLTHKQERERVMGCRALGEADYLQGLRLYIPNLLQDESLRVRCALLDVIASTHLEEYYPSLLRGLYYKSTREAALRALVRLDNEIINPLVVLAEDAHKPDLVRMHAWSALGQIGTREALDALASHLMTAWGTTRRNILRILLKMPQEAGIEGVLDRLGRSGVETLIDQELRFLGQLYAALVDLPAEQVAGEEAELLRRALRDLQADAVDRLFLLMKFLYPHTSIQAASFNLKSGSRSNMARGLEILDNTLDIPTKRALLSVLDRREDREKLQNLSELLVYQPMTPSDRLRRLLELRHFLSDWPLACCFHLARSARWSLTADQTLACLRHPRGLVRESVLAYLGVASPRALVELLPMLQNDPDRLVAAQVKQMMAELAVSNSAETASGRGYFDQAGEANRASNYPGIAGFEAT
- a CDS encoding Crp/Fnr family transcriptional regulator, which translates into the protein MLTSVDRLLFVRGVPIFKELRDDFLVRLASVMDELSFPAQHTIFTQGQEGRSLYIVVSGRVRVHLGEQDLAQLEQGACFGEMSLFDAEPRSASVTTLEPCDCLMLTQQQLYDAIEETPGIAVNIIRLLSRRIREFNRKLNAKETETPAPELHGAGRSLGG